One Glycine max cultivar Williams 82 chromosome 6, Glycine_max_v4.0, whole genome shotgun sequence DNA segment encodes these proteins:
- the LOC100785136 gene encoding KH domain-containing protein HEN4, whose translation MTSSKRPNAGPNGRGKRRRSSGGFSSLGVSPGSVVFRLLCHASRIGGVIGKGGSIISQIRQETGVKLRIEEAVPGCDERVITISGSEKETEEDNTEQGKEVNDNDDGGSEGKDREEKDDGDGNEDKREKDAVPVEDSKSEKGNSAIWKAISLVFERMVEGVEETTEGDEESNKPSSFFLRLLILTAQVGCVLGKGGSVIKRMAAESGAQIRILPKDKLPACASASDEIVQISGSVEVVRKALQSVSQQLLENPPRDHDSLSAKSTGPSSHSFGQFPPHNRSFSAQGEPFASGPHDISAFHSAAPLIPKFHEAAIHGRMRPLQEMLTFRLLCPAERVGNIIGKGGAIIKTVQQETASEIKVLEAPPDSEDCVIVISGPAHPEDRISPVQEAVFRVQTRIAKPIPDAKDHIMLARFLVSSTQIGCLLGKGGSIITEMRKKSGAHIRILGKDKVPKCASEDEEVIQVNGEIEAVHDALLQITTRLKHHCFRDSYPSVNYPSNSPFLDQLPPFPPYLGRRGLSPPRMYSDLGHPHPHAGFPLDDRPPFLNSIHRPGLPPHISERKPWGPQGILEGGIPIGLPDFPGGPPRRISGFAGGSQPIITSTTVEVVVPRAVVPVIYGEDGECLKQILQISDANITITDPKPGTVETKIIISGTPEQTHAAQSLIQAFVMSERESV comes from the exons ATGACGTCTTCTAAGAGGCCTAATGCGGGGCCGAATGGGAGAGGGAAACGCCGGAGATCTTCTGGCGGTTTTTCGTCGTTGGGTGTTTCTCCGGGGAGCGTTGTGTTCCGTTTGCTCTGTCATGCTTCTAGAATTGGCGGTGTTATTGGCAAAGGTGGTTCCATCATATCGCAAATTCGCCAAGAAACTGGCGTGAAACTTAGGATCGAGGAAGCTGTTCCCGGGTGTGATGAAAGGGTTATCACTATCTCAGGTTCTGAAAAAGAGACTGAAGAAGATAACACTGAACAGGGAAAGGAGgttaatgataatgatgatggtGGAAGCGAGGGGAAGGATCGGGAGGAGAAGGATGATGGCGATGGTAatgaagataaaagagaaaaagatgccGTTCCCGTTGAAGATTCAAAGAGCGAGAAGGGGAATTCGGCTATTTGGAAGGCTATATCACTAGTTTTTGAGAGGATGGTTGAGGGAGTAGAGGAGACAACTGAAGGAGATGAAGAAAGTAATAaaccttcttccttttttttgagGCTACTTATTCTTACTGCTCAAGTTGGTTGTGTTCTAGGAAAGGGTGGTAGTGTGATAAAGAGAATGGCAGCTGAGAGTGGTGCACAGATTCGGATCCTTCCTAAAGACAAGCTTCCAGCGTGTGCATCGGCTTCTGATGAGATAGTTCAG ATCTCAGGAAGTGTAGAAGTTGTCAGGAAAGCTCTTCAATCTGTTTCTCAACAACTTTTGGAAAATCCGCCTCGGGATCATGATTCCCTGTCCGCCAAGTCTACTGGGCCGTCGTCTCATTCATTTGGGCAATTCCCACCACACAACCGTTCTTTTTCTGCTCAAGGAGAACCTTTTGCTAGTGGTCCTCATGATATTTCTGCTTTTCATTCTGCCGCTCCTCTGATTCCCAAGTTTCATGAAGCTGCCATCCACGGTCGCATGAGGCCTTTACAAGAAATGCTTACTTTTCGTTTATTGTGTCCTGCGGAGAGGGTAGGAAATATAATTGGCAAAGGTGGAGCAATCATAAAGACCGTGCAGCAAGAGACAGCAAGTGAGATCAAGGTTTTAGAAGCCCCTCCAGATTCAGAGGACTGTGTTATTGTTATATCTGGTCCAGCG CACCCAGAGGATAGAATATCCCCTGTGCAAGAGGCTGTATTTCGTGTGCAAACTAGAATAGCCAAGCCTATACCTGATGCCAAAGACCATATTATGTTAGCAAGGTTTCTGGTTTCTTCCACTCAAATAGGTTGTCTTCTTGGCAAGGGTGGTTCCATCATTACTGAAATGAGGAAGAAATCAGGGGCCCATATCCGTATATTAGGAAAGGATAAGGTTCCAAAGTGTGCTTCAGAGGATGAAGAAGTAATTCAG GTGAATGGAGAAATTGAGGCAGTGCATGATGCTCTCTTGCAAATAACCACTAGATTAAAACATCATTGCTTTCGCGATTCATATCCATCTGTCAATTATCCTTCAAATTCTCCATTTCTGGATCAACTTCCTCCATTCCCACCTTATTTAGGAAGAAGGGGACTTTCACCTCCTAGGATGTATTCTGACCTTGGTCATCCACATCCACACGCGGGCTTTCCTCTTGATGATCGCCCTCCTTTCTTGAATAGTATACATAGACCAGGCCTTCCTCCTCACATATCTGAAAGGAAGCCTTGGGGTCCACAG GGGATACTTGAAGGTGGCATACCCATTGGCTTGCCAGACTTTCCAGGAGGTCCTCCTAGAAGAATTTCAGGATTTGCAGG GGGGAGCCAACCAATTATCACAAGTACCACTGTTGAAGTTGTTGTTCCTCGAGCAGTGGTGCCTGTAATATATGGGGAAGATGGTGAATGCCTAAAACAAATACTTCAG ATTTCTGATGCAAACATTACTATTACTGATCCAAAGCCTGGAACTGtggaaactaaaattataatatctgGAACCCCTGAGCAAACTCATGCTGCCCAAAGTCTTATTCAGGCATTTGTCATGAGTGAGAGGGAGTCAGTTTGA
- the LOC102662300 gene encoding probable ubiquitin-conjugating enzyme E2 24, translated as MSVLRFASSSTLGNKLKDGSGMISMFCDFVNKLMGEGGDKGGMLEEELGGKVVGMVGGRVMWRLHGNQMSYQDEFPDNHFMSCIGSVTGFQDGDVEVTWATGFTTKVAPYEIFRIEKHEGSTVTPTPYETNVEELTHEMIEHRSLPSCDKKGKDLLNGDGTRKNCEKNLGECSSFSLPRAAFELFSSIKASIFQTFSGTLLSGAVSSVPTFEKENRYGYPDKKDSETCDLFNCFA; from the exons ATGTCTGTCTTAAGATTTGCTTCGTCATCTACTTTAGGCAACAAGCTTAAAGATGGTAGTGGCATGATTAGTATGTTTTGTGATTTTGTGAACAAATTGATGGGAGAAGGAGGCGACAAGGGAGGCATGCTAGAGGAGGAACTCGGGGGCAAGGTGGTGGGCATGGTGGGGGGAAGG GTGATGTGGAGGTTACATGGGAACCAAATGAGTTATCAGGATGAGTTCCCTGATAATCATTTCATGTCCTGCATTGGCAGCGTTACTGGTTTCCAAGATGGTGATGTGGAGGTTACATGGGCTACTGGTTTCACAACCAAG GTTGCACCTTATGAAATTTTTCGGATTGAGAAACATGAAGGTTCAACTGTAACCCCCACTCCTTATGAGACAAATGTTGAAGAGTTAACTCATGAGATGATTGAACACAGGAGTCTACCTTCTTGTGACAAGAAGGGAAAG GACTTGTTAAATGGTGATGGTACTAGGAAGAATTGTGAAAAGAATCTTGGGGAATGTAGTTCCTTTTCCCTTCCTCGAGCTGCCTTTGAACTTTTCTCCAGCATTAAAGCCAGCATTTTCCAAACTTTTAGTGGAACTCTACTTTCAGGAGCAGTTTCCTCAGTACCTACATTTGAAAAGGAGAATAGATATGGTTATCCAGACAAGAAGGATTCGGAAACTTGTGACCTCTTTAATTGTTTTGCTTAA
- the LOC100806335 gene encoding amino acid permease 6 — translation MNPDQFQKNSMFVETPEDGGKNFDDDGRVKRTGTWITASAHIITAVIGSGVLSLAWAIAQMGWVAGPAVLFAFSFITYFTSTLLADCYRSPDPVHGKRNYTYSDVVRSVLGGRKFQLCGLAQYINLVGVTIGYTITASISMVAVKRSNCFHKHGHHDKCYTSNNPFMILFACIQIVLSQIPNFHKLWWLSIVAAVMSFAYSSIGLGLSVAKVAGGGEPVRTTLTGVQVGVDVTGSEKVWRTFQAIGDIAFAYAYSNVLIEIQDTLKSSPPENKVMKRASLIGILTTTLFYVLCGCLGYAAFGNDAPGNFLTGFGFYEPFWLIDFANICIAVHLVGAYQVFCQPIFGFVENWGKERWPNSHFVNGEHALKFPLFGTFPVNFFRVVWRTTYVIITALIAMMFPFFNDFLGLIGSLSFWPLTVYFPIEMYIKQSKMQKFSFTWTWLKILSWACLIVSIISAAGSIQGLAQDLKKYQPFKAQQ, via the exons ATGAATCCTGATCAGTTTCAGAAGAACAGCATGTTCGTAGAAACCCCTGAAGATGGTGGCAAAAACTTCGACGATGATGGACGAGTCAAAAGAACTG GTACATGGATAACTGCGAGTGCCCATATCATAACGGCAGTGATAGGTTCTGGAGTGTTGTCACTTGCATGGGCAATTGCACAAATGGGTTGGGTGGCAGGCCCTGCGGTTCTCTTTGCCTTCTCTTTCATCACATACTTCACCTCCACTCTTCTTGCCGACTGTTATCGTTCACCTGACCCTGTTCATGGCAAGCGAAACTACACCTATTCAGATGTTGTCAGATCCGTGTTAG GAGGTAGGAAATTTCAGCTGTGTGGATTAGCTCAGTACATAAATCTTGTCGGTGTAACTATCGGTTACACGATAACGGCTTCAATTAGTATGGT GGCGGTGAAGAGGTCCAACTGTTTTCACAAACATGGTCATCATGATAAGTGCTACACGTCAAACAACCCTTTCATGATCCTCTTTGCCTGCATTCAAATCGTGCTTAGTCAAATACCAAATTTCCATAAGCTTTGGTGGCTCTCCATTGTTGCAGCAGTTATGTCTTTTGCTTATTCTTCCATTGGCCTTGGGCTCTCCGTAGCTAAAGTGGCAG GTGGTGGAGAACCTGTACGGACAACCTTAACGGGGGTGCAAGTTGGGGTGGACGTTACGGGATCCGAGAAGGTCTGGAGGACGTTTCAAGCTATTGGTGATATTGCCTTCGCTTACGCTTATTCTAACGTGCTCATTGAGATACAG GATACCCTGAAATCGAGCCCTCCAGAAAACAAGGTCATGAAAAGAGCAAGTTTGATTGGCATCTTGACTACAACCTTGTTCTATGTGCTATGTGGCTGCCTAGGTTATGCAGCATTTGGAAACGACGCACCAGGAAATTTCCTCACAGGGTTCGGTTTCTACGAGCCCTTTTGGCTAATAGACTTTGCTAACATCTGCATAGCCGTACACTTGGTTGGAGCATATCAG GTCTTCTGTCAGCCCATATTTGGGTTCGTAGAGAACTGGGGTAAGGAAAGGTGGCCCAATAGCCATTTTGTAAATGGAGAACACGCTTTAAAGTTTCCACTATTTGGAACCTTCCCTGTGAACTTTTTCAGGGTGGTATGGAGAACAACATATGTCATCATCACTGCTTTGATAGCTATGATGTTTCCATTCTTCAATGACTTCCTAGGCCTGATTGGTTCACTGTCATTTTGGCCATTAACGGTTTACTTCCCCATAGAGATGTACATTAAGCAGTCAAAGATGCAAAAGTTTTCCTTCACTTGGACATGGCTCAAGATATTGAGCTGGGCTTGCTTGATCGTTTCTATTATCTCAGCTGCTGGCTCCATCCAAGGCCTcgctcaagatctcaagaaataTCAGCCCTTCAAAGCCCagcaataa